In the Gammaproteobacteria bacterium genome, one interval contains:
- the istB gene encoding IS21-like element helper ATPase IstB: MIPNPSLKERATALKLHGLLSHWEEHADDGWVESLIQWEEEERAHRSLERRMKGARLGRFKPLADFDWGWPGRCDRELVSELMRLDFLTEAVNIILVGPNGVGKSTLARNIAHQAVLAGHSVLFTSAGQMLNDLAAQDGDSALKRRLARYARPQLLAVDEVGYLAYSNRHADLLFEIVSRRYEEKSTLVTTNRPFAEWGEVFPNASCVVSLVDRLVHRSEILTIEGESYRLKEAKERQQQQAQRRQSAAKSNKGA, translated from the coding sequence ATGATCCCTAACCCATCCCTGAAAGAACGGGCCACGGCCCTCAAGCTCCATGGCCTGCTGAGCCATTGGGAGGAGCACGCCGACGATGGCTGGGTCGAGTCCCTGATCCAGTGGGAAGAGGAGGAACGCGCCCACCGCAGCCTCGAGCGGCGCATGAAAGGGGCAAGGCTGGGCCGCTTCAAACCCCTGGCCGACTTCGATTGGGGCTGGCCCGGCCGCTGCGACCGGGAACTCGTCAGTGAGCTGATGCGCCTCGACTTCCTCACCGAGGCGGTCAATATCATCCTGGTGGGACCCAACGGGGTCGGCAAATCCACCCTGGCCCGCAACATCGCCCATCAAGCGGTGCTGGCCGGCCACAGCGTCCTCTTTACCAGCGCCGGCCAGATGCTCAATGACTTGGCCGCCCAGGACGGCGACAGCGCCCTCAAGCGGCGCCTCGCCCGCTACGCCCGCCCTCAACTGCTAGCGGTCGACGAGGTGGGGTATCTCGCCTACTCCAATCGCCATGCCGATCTGCTGTTCGAGATCGTCTCCCGCCGCTACGAGGAGAAATCCACCCTGGTCACCACCAACCGACCCTTCGCCGAATGGGGTGAAGTCTTTCCCAACGCCTCCTGCGTGGTCTCCCTCGTGGACCGGCTGGTACACCGCTCCGAGATCCTCACCATCGAAGGTGAATCCTACCGGCTCAAGGAGGCCAAGGAGCGACAGCAGCAACAGGCGCAGCGGCGCCAATCCGCAGCCAAATCCAACAAAGGAGCCTAA
- a CDS encoding type II toxin-antitoxin system VapC family toxin, which yields MILLDTNVVSEVMKTRPAEAVVKWFNGQHSEKLYVSSITIGEISYGLRILPDGKRRSGLRERFERFVALAFDQRVLAYDESAARIYGDLMGDRKELGLPMSVPDGQIAAIARLNHLAVATRNVADFENCGIDVVNPFASAL from the coding sequence ATGATCCTTTTGGACACGAACGTCGTTTCAGAGGTGATGAAGACACGGCCGGCGGAAGCCGTCGTAAAGTGGTTTAACGGTCAACACTCGGAGAAGCTCTACGTTTCCTCAATCACCATCGGCGAGATTAGCTACGGGCTGCGAATCTTGCCTGATGGTAAACGCAGATCAGGGCTTCGCGAACGGTTTGAACGATTCGTCGCCCTGGCCTTCGACCAGCGTGTACTTGCCTACGATGAATCCGCCGCCCGCATCTACGGTGACCTGATGGGCGACCGCAAGGAACTCGGGCTTCCGATGAGCGTACCCGATGGGCAGATCGCCGCAATTGCTCGTCTCAACCACTTGGCGGTGGCGACTCGGAATGTCGCCGACTTTGAGAACTGTGGTATCGATGTAGTGAATCCTTTTGCGTCCGCCCTTTGA
- a CDS encoding type II toxin-antitoxin system RelE/ParE family toxin yields the protein MRIFKTKWVHRWAAKEGLNDASLRAAVDEMRRGLVDANLGGYVFKKRVALPGRGKSGSVRTLLAFKQGHHVFFVYGFAKSVRANISDTELKALRQLADELLNYGDMRIDKALGAKELIEVMTDDE from the coding sequence ATGCGTATTTTCAAGACCAAGTGGGTCCATCGCTGGGCCGCCAAGGAAGGGCTAAACGACGCCAGCCTTCGTGCGGCAGTCGATGAGATGCGGCGTGGCTTGGTCGATGCCAATCTGGGCGGGTACGTGTTCAAGAAACGCGTGGCGCTGCCTGGAAGAGGCAAGAGCGGAAGTGTACGGACTCTGCTTGCGTTCAAGCAGGGCCATCACGTGTTCTTCGTCTATGGCTTCGCCAAGAGTGTGCGCGCCAACATTTCCGATACCGAACTGAAGGCGCTTCGGCAATTGGCGGACGAACTGCTCAATTACGGAGACATGCGGATAGACAAAGCGCTTGGGGCGAAAGAACTGATCGAGGTAATGACAGATGACGAATAA
- a CDS encoding DNA-binding transcriptional regulator, which yields MTNKTILDAMHETAKGLHKAGAMDATTMREFDALCLPPVKHYSAGQIKKLRLRYKASQAVFAAFLNTSPSTVQKWEQGKKQPNGPSLKLLNIVDQKGLDALG from the coding sequence ATGACGAATAAGACCATCCTGGATGCTATGCACGAGACGGCGAAAGGCTTGCACAAGGCGGGCGCTATGGATGCGACCACAATGCGTGAGTTCGACGCCTTGTGTCTGCCACCTGTCAAACACTACAGTGCCGGGCAGATCAAGAAGCTGCGGCTGCGCTATAAAGCGAGCCAGGCTGTGTTCGCCGCATTCTTGAACACCAGCCCGTCTACCGTTCAGAAATGGGAGCAGGGTAAAAAACAACCGAACGGTCCATCGCTGAAGCTGCTCAATATCGTCGATCAGAAAGGTCTCGACGCGCTTGGCTGA
- a CDS encoding RnfH family protein → MQDTPLAEMITQARQYRRQLDELEKRRATIQGELHALNERLREAIDVTEDAYANLSEEQFQNMLAELHDPGLLTVEVAYATRERQVVKPIQVCRGATLEDCILVSQVLEEFPEVELATARVGIHGAVKPLKEQVREGDRIEIYRPVEATG, encoded by the coding sequence ATGCAGGACACCCCCCTCGCCGAGATGATCACCCAGGCCCGCCAGTACCGCCGCCAGCTGGACGAGTTGGAGAAGCGCAGGGCCACCATCCAGGGGGAGCTGCACGCCCTCAACGAACGCCTGCGGGAGGCCATCGACGTCACCGAGGACGCCTACGCCAACCTGTCGGAGGAGCAGTTTCAGAACATGCTGGCGGAACTCCACGACCCCGGGCTGCTGACCGTGGAAGTGGCCTACGCCACCCGCGAGCGCCAGGTGGTCAAGCCCATCCAGGTGTGCCGCGGCGCCACCCTCGAGGACTGCATCCTGGTGTCCCAGGTGCTGGAGGAATTCCCCGAGGTGGAACTGGCCACCGCCCGGGTGGGCATCCACGGCGCCGTCAAACCCCTCAAGGAGCAGGTGCGGGAAGGCGACCGCATCGAGATCTACCGCCCCGTGGAGGCCACCGGCTGA
- a CDS encoding ABC transporter substrate-binding protein, with protein MKHLLAGAVALSLVPLGALAETITIGIGHQSTVTNTVPGGIILEKLELLEKHLPRDGKYKDVDYEIVYKDYTSGPPITNQMLAGKLAFGVMGDYPLIVNGANFEKTGRGESRLILVTGYNLKGTGNGIVVPADSDVYALEQLAGKSISTPVGSAAWGMTLKVLRDHDLMDKVELKNQSPPVGVTNIAQGKIDAHSDFCPWSEVMEFRGTGRKIYDGSEAGIPTFHGTVVAKSFADEYPEIVQAYVNASLEAQDWIHADPVLAATKVSEWTGVEKEVLYLYFSDGGISTFEGSIKPQWVEALKYDHDLLVKEKNVPPLTFDRWIDHTFVKAAYEARGIDYESLKRSVVTSNITHPTVPAAELWLADEGIKAFSSVKAMTEALAAAEKAGKKVNASYVYDKATGLKLFGHVAFYVKTPAGELVTFMKKGDAEAFAAEGTLVAFADVF; from the coding sequence ATGAAGCATTTACTGGCGGGGGCCGTGGCTCTCTCCCTGGTGCCCCTGGGGGCCCTTGCCGAGACCATCACCATCGGCATCGGTCACCAGAGCACGGTGACCAACACGGTGCCCGGTGGGATCATTCTCGAGAAGCTCGAGCTACTGGAGAAGCATCTGCCGAGGGACGGCAAGTACAAGGACGTGGACTACGAGATCGTCTACAAGGACTACACCTCCGGGCCGCCCATCACCAACCAGATGCTGGCGGGCAAGCTGGCCTTCGGCGTCATGGGGGACTACCCCCTCATCGTCAACGGTGCCAACTTCGAGAAGACGGGGCGCGGCGAGAGCCGGTTAATCCTGGTTACCGGCTACAACCTCAAGGGCACGGGCAACGGCATCGTCGTCCCCGCGGACTCCGACGTCTACGCCCTGGAGCAGCTGGCGGGCAAGTCCATCTCCACCCCGGTGGGCAGTGCGGCGTGGGGCATGACCCTCAAGGTGCTGCGGGATCACGATCTGATGGACAAGGTGGAGCTCAAGAACCAGAGCCCGCCCGTGGGCGTGACCAACATCGCCCAGGGCAAGATCGACGCCCATTCGGATTTCTGCCCGTGGTCGGAGGTGATGGAGTTCCGCGGCACCGGCCGCAAGATTTATGACGGCAGCGAGGCGGGTATCCCTACCTTCCACGGCACCGTGGTGGCCAAGTCCTTTGCCGACGAGTACCCGGAGATCGTCCAGGCCTACGTGAACGCGAGCCTGGAGGCCCAGGACTGGATCCACGCCGATCCCGTGCTGGCGGCCACCAAGGTCTCCGAATGGACGGGTGTGGAGAAGGAGGTGCTGTACCTCTACTTCTCCGACGGCGGTATCTCCACCTTCGAGGGTTCCATCAAGCCCCAGTGGGTGGAGGCCCTGAAGTACGACCACGACCTGCTGGTCAAGGAGAAGAATGTCCCGCCCCTGACCTTCGATCGCTGGATAGACCACACCTTCGTCAAGGCGGCCTACGAGGCCCGGGGCATCGACTACGAGTCCCTCAAGCGCTCCGTTGTGACGTCCAACATCACCCATCCCACGGTGCCCGCGGCGGAGCTGTGGCTGGCTGACGAGGGCATCAAGGCCTTCAGCAGCGTGAAGGCCATGACCGAGGCCCTGGCGGCGGCGGAGAAGGCGGGCAAGAAGGTCAACGCCTCCTACGTCTACGACAAGGCCACCGGCCTCAAGCTGTTCGGCCATGTGGCCTTCTACGTGAAGACGCCGGCCGGCGAGCTGGTCACCTTTATGAAGAAGGGCGACGCCGAGGCCTTTGCCGCCGAGGGCACCCTGGTGGCGTTCGCCGATGTGTTCTAG